A part of Jiangella alba genomic DNA contains:
- a CDS encoding GrpB family protein, with protein sequence MPPADDLTEHRDNPGDDIWVNGRPEARPIEVVDYDPDWPARYEVLAARIRTALGDRVLGLQHIGSTSVPGLPAKPVIDVDLTVADPADEPAYLPDLEAAGFMLVIREPDWHEHRALKHADPNTNLHVFGPGCPEVTRQRLFREWLIEHPDDLARYRDAKLRAAAETTASGGIVTDYNRHKEPVIRDIYDKIFREQGLLDR encoded by the coding sequence ATGCCTCCTGCGGACGACCTCACCGAGCACCGCGACAACCCCGGCGACGACATCTGGGTGAACGGCCGCCCCGAGGCGCGCCCCATCGAGGTCGTCGACTACGACCCGGACTGGCCGGCCCGCTACGAGGTGCTCGCCGCCCGCATCCGCACGGCGCTCGGCGACCGCGTCCTCGGACTGCAGCACATCGGCTCGACGTCGGTGCCCGGGCTGCCGGCCAAGCCGGTCATCGACGTCGACCTCACGGTCGCCGACCCCGCCGACGAACCGGCCTACCTCCCCGACCTCGAGGCGGCGGGATTCATGCTGGTCATCCGCGAGCCGGACTGGCACGAGCACCGTGCGCTCAAGCACGCCGACCCGAACACCAACCTGCACGTGTTCGGTCCCGGGTGTCCCGAGGTGACCCGTCAGCGGCTGTTCCGCGAGTGGCTGATCGAGCACCCCGACGACCTCGCCCGGTACCGCGACGCCAAGCTGCGCGCGGCGGCCGAGACGACGGCGTCCGGCGGCATCGTCACGGACTACAACCGGCACAAGGAGCCGGTGATCCGCGACATCTACGACAAGATCTTCCGCGAGCAGGGGCTGCTCGACCGATGA
- a CDS encoding SRPBCC family protein, translated as MSADVAVSRRLAAPADVVWHVLTDWPAQSAWMPLTRVRVLGLGDGREVGARLEAWTGVGRAGFLDTMVVTAWDPPRRCEVLHTGRLVRGPGVFSVRAIGADAAEVRWEEQLDLPLGAAGRAGWPVLRPAVRFGLGVALRRFAGYVDRLPR; from the coding sequence GTGAGCGCCGACGTGGCGGTGTCGCGGCGGCTCGCCGCCCCCGCCGACGTCGTGTGGCACGTCCTCACCGACTGGCCGGCGCAGAGCGCGTGGATGCCGCTGACCCGGGTCCGCGTCCTGGGCCTCGGCGACGGCCGCGAGGTGGGGGCGCGTCTGGAGGCCTGGACCGGTGTGGGGCGGGCCGGGTTCCTCGACACGATGGTCGTCACGGCCTGGGACCCGCCGCGACGGTGCGAGGTGCTGCACACGGGGCGGCTGGTGCGTGGGCCGGGGGTGTTCTCGGTGCGGGCGATCGGTGCGGACGCGGCCGAGGTGCGCTGGGAGGAGCAGCTGGACCTCCCGCTCGGCGCCGCCGGCCGGGCCGGCTGGCCGGTGCTGCGGCCCGCGGTGCGGTTCGGTCTCGGGGTGGCGCTGCGCCGGTTCGCCGGCTACGTGGACCGCCTGCCGCGCTGA
- a CDS encoding helix-turn-helix transcriptional regulator, with the protein MVGRTEQLDGLRSALAAAAGGVPVTVVLGGEAGVGKTRLVTEFAAEAERGGALVVVGQCVNLGGDGLAYAPITGALRDLAGRLGADTLLAAAGPGRAALGSLLPDLPGDDAQAGGTSQGRVFEAVTGLLEHVAADRPLVLVLEDLHWADRATRQLLGFAVRALGSARLLVVGTYRSDELSRDHPLRRLLAELERVRTVHRIDVPRLTEHEVAEQLAGLAGAQPPVDAVRRIHARSEGVPFFVEQLAELDDGTTLPESLRDLLLVRVEQLSDESQRLVRLLAVGSDRVGHDLLASVAAVDADALDRTLREAVSANVLRVDGDGYAFRHALVREAVHADLLPGEHARLHALYAATLERRLASGAGPRRAVTAEAAHHWFCAHEHEKSFAASLDAAAEARSLAAYDEAQRNLERALELWDQVPDAAEKAGHDHAELLARTAAAADHAGELDRALALVDASLAEVQAAGDAVEPSRVARLLGFRGGLLSELGRGGATAEVERALALIPADPPTPQRARLLQKYVSGLMMDGRQANAVALAREAAALARQTGEAESEFRAYVVLGPCLVHSGHVDDGLDALATAHRLAGERPEWLVSYHINMSDSLHLLGRHGEAEEVAQRGIDGAGAVGLARTLGTMLAGNAAEPLMALGRWDEAERVIVRALELRPPGRHVWHLAALRSWLALWRGDVEAASQYAAQVRERLAGHDPGPQYVLPGTRAAAEAALGRGEPGLAWQLVRAAVDASPGQQFGYELPLLGAAGWALEARVRTGDLPPGDVEADAAWLRDRLAPIGDWGPAPVWAPVVQAHLAGLDGPAPDAWRAALDVVEAAEGPAHLRPFAGYRLGEAYVLLGDRAAAEEPLRVAADDADRLGAGLIRGWIDDLARRARMGLPPSRPGAADDGAFPALTEREREVLHLVAAGRSNRQIGEELFISTKTASVHVSNILGKLGVSGRGEAAALAHREGLLDDDPAQQAG; encoded by the coding sequence ATGGTCGGCCGCACCGAGCAGCTCGACGGCCTGCGATCGGCGCTGGCGGCTGCCGCCGGCGGCGTACCGGTCACGGTGGTGCTCGGCGGCGAGGCCGGCGTCGGCAAGACCCGGCTGGTGACGGAGTTCGCGGCCGAGGCCGAGCGCGGCGGGGCCCTGGTCGTCGTCGGCCAGTGCGTGAACCTCGGCGGCGACGGCCTGGCGTACGCCCCCATCACCGGCGCGCTGCGCGACCTCGCCGGCCGGCTCGGCGCCGACACGCTGCTGGCCGCCGCCGGTCCGGGACGGGCCGCACTGGGCAGCCTGCTGCCCGACCTCCCCGGCGACGACGCTCAGGCGGGCGGCACCAGCCAGGGCCGGGTCTTCGAGGCGGTCACCGGGCTGCTCGAGCACGTCGCCGCCGACCGCCCGCTGGTGCTGGTGCTCGAGGACCTGCACTGGGCCGACCGCGCTACCCGTCAGCTGCTCGGGTTCGCGGTCCGGGCGCTGGGCAGCGCCCGCCTGCTCGTCGTCGGCACGTACCGCAGCGACGAGCTGTCGCGCGACCACCCGCTGCGGCGGCTGCTGGCAGAGCTGGAGCGGGTGCGCACGGTGCACCGCATCGACGTGCCGCGGCTGACCGAACACGAGGTCGCCGAGCAGCTCGCCGGGCTCGCCGGGGCGCAGCCGCCCGTCGACGCCGTCCGCCGCATCCACGCCCGCAGCGAGGGCGTGCCGTTCTTCGTCGAGCAGCTGGCCGAGCTCGACGACGGCACCACGTTGCCCGAGTCGCTGCGCGACCTGCTGCTGGTGCGGGTCGAGCAGTTGTCCGACGAGTCACAGCGGCTGGTCCGGCTGCTCGCCGTCGGCAGCGACCGCGTCGGGCACGACCTGCTGGCCTCCGTCGCGGCGGTCGACGCCGACGCACTGGACCGCACGCTGCGCGAGGCGGTGTCGGCGAACGTGCTGCGGGTCGACGGCGACGGGTACGCGTTCCGGCACGCGCTGGTCCGCGAGGCCGTCCACGCCGACCTGCTGCCCGGCGAGCACGCCCGGCTGCACGCGCTCTACGCGGCCACGCTGGAACGGCGGCTCGCGTCCGGCGCCGGCCCGCGGCGGGCCGTCACCGCCGAGGCGGCGCACCACTGGTTCTGCGCGCACGAGCACGAGAAGTCGTTCGCCGCCTCGCTCGACGCCGCCGCCGAGGCGCGCTCGCTGGCCGCCTACGACGAGGCGCAGCGCAACCTCGAGCGGGCGCTGGAGCTCTGGGACCAGGTCCCCGACGCCGCCGAGAAGGCGGGGCACGACCACGCGGAACTGCTCGCCCGCACTGCCGCGGCGGCTGACCACGCCGGCGAGCTGGACCGCGCCCTCGCGCTGGTCGACGCCTCGCTGGCCGAGGTCCAGGCCGCGGGCGACGCCGTCGAGCCGAGCCGCGTCGCCCGGCTGCTGGGCTTCCGCGGCGGGCTGCTCAGCGAGCTCGGCCGTGGCGGCGCCACCGCCGAGGTCGAGCGGGCGCTGGCGCTGATCCCGGCCGACCCGCCCACGCCGCAGCGGGCCCGGCTGCTGCAGAAGTACGTGTCGGGGCTGATGATGGACGGCCGGCAGGCGAACGCCGTCGCGCTGGCCCGCGAGGCGGCGGCGCTGGCGCGCCAGACCGGCGAGGCCGAGTCGGAGTTCCGCGCGTACGTCGTGCTCGGGCCCTGCCTGGTGCACTCCGGCCACGTCGACGACGGCCTCGACGCCCTGGCGACGGCGCACCGGCTGGCCGGCGAGCGGCCGGAGTGGCTGGTCAGCTACCACATCAACATGTCCGACTCGCTGCACCTGCTCGGCCGGCACGGCGAGGCGGAAGAGGTCGCGCAGCGCGGCATCGACGGCGCCGGTGCGGTCGGACTGGCCCGCACGCTCGGGACCATGCTGGCCGGCAACGCCGCCGAACCGCTGATGGCACTGGGCCGCTGGGACGAGGCCGAGCGGGTCATCGTCCGCGCCCTCGAACTCCGGCCGCCGGGACGCCACGTCTGGCACCTGGCCGCGTTGCGGTCCTGGCTGGCGCTGTGGCGCGGCGACGTCGAGGCCGCGTCGCAGTACGCCGCACAGGTGCGCGAGCGGCTGGCCGGCCACGACCCCGGCCCGCAGTACGTGCTGCCGGGGACCCGCGCGGCCGCCGAGGCGGCGCTCGGCCGCGGCGAACCCGGCCTCGCGTGGCAGCTCGTCCGCGCCGCCGTCGACGCCTCACCCGGGCAGCAGTTCGGCTACGAGCTGCCGCTGCTCGGAGCGGCCGGCTGGGCGCTGGAGGCGCGCGTCCGGACCGGTGACCTCCCGCCGGGCGACGTCGAGGCGGACGCCGCCTGGCTGCGGGACCGGCTGGCGCCCATCGGCGACTGGGGACCGGCGCCGGTGTGGGCACCCGTCGTCCAGGCCCATCTCGCCGGTCTGGACGGGCCGGCGCCGGACGCCTGGCGCGCCGCCCTCGACGTCGTCGAGGCGGCCGAGGGCCCGGCCCACCTGCGGCCGTTCGCCGGCTACCGGCTGGGCGAGGCGTACGTCCTGCTGGGCGATCGCGCCGCCGCCGAAGAACCGCTGCGCGTGGCGGCCGACGACGCCGACCGGCTCGGCGCCGGGCTGATCCGCGGCTGGATCGACGACCTCGCGCGCCGCGCCCGGATGGGGCTGCCGCCGTCCCGTCCCGGCGCGGCCGACGACGGTGCGTTCCCGGCGCTCACCGAACGCGAGCGTGAGGTGCTGCACCTGGTCGCCGCCGGGCGGAGCAACCGGCAGATCGGCGAAGAGCTGTTCATCAGCACCAAGACCGCCAGCGTGCACGTGTCGAACATCCTGGGCAAGCTCGGTGTGTCCGGCCGCGGCGAGGCGGCCGCCCTGGCGCACCGTGAAGGCCTCCTGGACGACGATCCCGCCCAGCAGGCCGGCTGA
- the folP gene encoding dihydropteroate synthase produces MAIVNRTPDSFYDQGATFGFEQAWRRVQQVVAEGADIVDVGGVKAGAGEHVSEDEEIDRVAGLVSAIREAYPQVVISVDTYRARTADALCAAGADLVNDTWAGADPEVAAVAAQHGAGLVCSHTGGMRPRTLPHRVAYDDVVADVLAHTTALAERAVQLGVPREGILIDPTHDFGKNTFHSLELTRRLDELVATGWPVLVSLSRKDFVGETLDLPVDERLTGTLTATAVSAWHGARVFRAHDVAATRQVLDMVASIRGDRPPAAPLRGLT; encoded by the coding sequence ATGGCGATCGTGAACCGCACCCCCGACTCCTTCTACGACCAGGGTGCGACGTTCGGGTTCGAGCAGGCGTGGCGCCGGGTGCAGCAGGTGGTGGCCGAGGGCGCCGACATCGTCGACGTCGGCGGGGTGAAGGCGGGCGCCGGCGAGCACGTCAGCGAGGACGAGGAGATCGACCGCGTCGCGGGGCTGGTCAGCGCCATCCGCGAGGCGTACCCGCAGGTCGTGATCAGCGTCGACACGTACCGGGCGCGGACGGCGGACGCGTTGTGCGCGGCCGGCGCCGACCTCGTCAACGACACCTGGGCCGGCGCCGACCCGGAGGTCGCGGCCGTCGCGGCGCAGCACGGCGCCGGGCTGGTGTGCAGCCACACCGGCGGCATGCGGCCGCGGACGCTCCCGCACCGGGTCGCCTACGACGACGTGGTCGCCGACGTCCTGGCGCACACGACGGCGCTGGCCGAGCGGGCCGTGCAGCTGGGCGTGCCGCGCGAGGGCATCCTCATCGACCCGACGCACGACTTCGGCAAGAACACCTTCCATTCGCTGGAGCTGACGCGGCGCCTGGACGAACTGGTCGCGACGGGGTGGCCGGTGCTGGTCAGCCTGTCGCGCAAGGACTTCGTCGGCGAGACGCTGGACCTTCCGGTGGACGAGCGGCTGACCGGCACGCTGACGGCCACCGCGGTGTCGGCGTGGCACGGCGCCCGGGTGTTCCGTGCCCACGACGTCGCCGCGACCCGGCAGGTGCTCGACATGGTGGCCTCGATCCGCGGCGACCGGCCGCCGGCGGCGCCGTTGCGCGGCCTCACCTGA
- a CDS encoding GNAT family N-acetyltransferase, giving the protein MTITLGTPAVDDLAGVVGALREWQHDTAPMQLHPGDVGWLWRFGAEATAAAVRTWSRDGRVLAAGMLDGPSLLRLTTAPAARRDDELARQLADDLIRPGRGVLPEGKASVEAPQDAPLQELLADAGWGLDEPWRPLRRDLAEPVEDPGVRVEAIGPERAGERAAMQQGAFDGSTFTEERWHAMAGGAPYADARCLIAYDDGGAAVGALTVWSAGPGRPGLLEPVGVHRDHRGRGYGRALTVAAAAALRELGSSSALVCTPSSNVGAVAAYRSAGFQDLPEVHDRVREA; this is encoded by the coding sequence ATGACCATCACGCTCGGCACCCCCGCCGTCGACGACCTGGCCGGCGTGGTCGGCGCGCTGCGGGAGTGGCAGCACGACACCGCGCCCATGCAGCTGCACCCGGGCGACGTCGGGTGGCTGTGGCGGTTCGGCGCCGAGGCCACGGCCGCGGCCGTCCGGACCTGGAGCCGTGACGGCCGCGTTCTCGCCGCCGGGATGCTCGACGGGCCCAGCCTGCTGCGCCTGACCACCGCACCCGCCGCCCGGCGCGACGACGAGCTGGCGCGGCAGCTGGCCGACGACCTCATCCGTCCCGGCCGCGGCGTCCTGCCCGAGGGCAAGGCCTCGGTCGAGGCGCCGCAGGACGCCCCGCTCCAGGAGCTGCTGGCCGACGCCGGCTGGGGCCTCGACGAGCCGTGGCGGCCGCTGCGCCGCGACCTCGCCGAGCCGGTCGAGGACCCGGGGGTGCGGGTCGAGGCGATCGGCCCGGAGCGGGCGGGCGAGCGGGCCGCCATGCAGCAGGGCGCGTTCGACGGGTCGACGTTCACCGAGGAGCGCTGGCACGCCATGGCCGGCGGGGCGCCGTACGCCGACGCCCGGTGCCTGATCGCGTACGACGACGGCGGCGCGGCCGTGGGCGCGCTGACGGTGTGGTCCGCCGGGCCGGGGCGCCCGGGACTGCTCGAGCCGGTCGGCGTGCACCGCGACCACCGCGGCCGCGGCTACGGCCGGGCCCTCACCGTCGCCGCGGCGGCCGCCCTGCGCGAGTTGGGGTCGTCGAGCGCACTCGTCTGCACGCCCAGCTCCAACGTCGGCGCCGTCGCCGCCTACCGGTCGGCCGGCTTCCAGGACCTCCCCGAGGTCCACGACCGGGTCCGGGAGGCTTAG
- a CDS encoding DNA-3-methyladenine glycosylase I — translation MSTPDYVTYHDDEWGRPVHGDVALFERLTLEAFQSGLSWLTILRKRDGFRAAFAGFDPAAVAAFGPSDEARLMQDTGIVRNRAKVTAAITNARALLALQDTDGHGALDRLIWSFAPAARPAPASLADVPATTPESVALAKALKRAGFVFVGPTTAYAAMQACGLVNDHLAGCSSR, via the coding sequence ATGAGCACCCCCGACTACGTCACCTACCACGACGACGAATGGGGCCGCCCCGTCCACGGCGACGTCGCGCTGTTCGAGCGGCTGACGCTGGAGGCGTTCCAGTCCGGCCTGTCGTGGCTGACCATCCTGCGCAAGCGCGACGGCTTCCGGGCCGCGTTCGCCGGCTTCGACCCCGCCGCCGTGGCGGCCTTCGGGCCGTCCGACGAGGCGCGGCTCATGCAGGACACCGGCATCGTCCGCAACCGCGCCAAGGTCACGGCGGCCATCACCAACGCCCGCGCTCTCCTCGCCCTCCAGGACACCGACGGTCACGGCGCGCTCGACCGCCTCATCTGGTCCTTCGCGCCCGCCGCCCGCCCGGCGCCGGCGTCCCTGGCCGACGTCCCCGCCACCACCCCCGAGTCGGTCGCCCTGGCCAAAGCACTGAAACGGGCCGGCTTCGTCTTCGTCGGACCCACCACGGCGTATGCGGCCATGCAGGCGTGCGGTCTGGTCAACGACCACCTGGCCGGCTGCAGCTCGCGCTGA
- a CDS encoding enoyl-CoA hydratase/isomerase family protein → MSLVRYESDDGVGVITLDRPDSMNSLDTATKVALRDVVLAAAADEAVRAVVLTGSGRAFCVGQDLKEHAEALASGDSGLATTVREHYNPTVKALLTMRKPVIAAVNGVAAGAGASYAFACDFRVVADTAGFNLAFAAIGLSSDTGSSWTLPRLVGWAKARELLFRPRTVPADEALALGLATEVVAPPDVLPRAMELAHELAAGPTLAYAALRQALEFSATHGLDESLAHEADMMQWTGGTDDHRAAVEAFLAKRPVVFRGR, encoded by the coding sequence GTGAGCCTGGTCCGTTACGAGTCCGACGACGGCGTCGGCGTCATCACCCTCGACCGCCCCGACTCCATGAACAGCCTCGACACCGCCACCAAGGTGGCGCTGCGCGACGTCGTGCTGGCGGCGGCCGCCGACGAGGCGGTGCGCGCCGTGGTGCTGACCGGCTCCGGCCGCGCGTTCTGCGTCGGGCAGGACCTCAAGGAGCACGCCGAGGCGCTCGCGTCCGGCGACTCCGGCCTGGCCACCACGGTGCGCGAGCACTACAACCCCACGGTCAAGGCGCTGCTCACCATGCGCAAGCCGGTCATCGCCGCCGTCAACGGCGTCGCGGCCGGCGCCGGGGCGTCCTACGCGTTCGCCTGCGACTTCCGCGTCGTCGCCGACACCGCGGGGTTCAACCTCGCGTTCGCCGCCATCGGGCTGTCGTCCGACACCGGGTCGTCGTGGACGCTGCCGCGGCTGGTCGGCTGGGCGAAGGCACGCGAGCTGCTGTTCCGCCCGCGCACCGTGCCCGCCGACGAGGCGCTGGCGCTGGGCCTCGCCACCGAGGTCGTCGCCCCGCCCGACGTCCTGCCGCGGGCCATGGAGCTGGCCCACGAGCTCGCCGCCGGCCCCACGCTCGCCTACGCGGCGCTGCGTCAGGCCCTCGAGTTCTCCGCGACGCACGGCCTCGACGAGTCGCTGGCGCACGAGGCCGACATGATGCAGTGGACCGGCGGCACCGACGACCACCGCGCCGCCGTCGAGGCGTTCCTGGCCAAGCGACCGGTCGTGTTCCGTGGCCGCTGA
- a CDS encoding DUF3117 domain-containing protein produces the protein MAAMKPRTGDGPLEVTKEGRGIVMRVPIEGGGRLVVELTADEAGALGDALKDVVG, from the coding sequence ATGGCGGCGATGAAGCCGCGGACTGGCGATGGGCCGCTCGAGGTCACCAAGGAGGGTCGCGGCATTGTCATGCGCGTCCCGATCGAGGGTGGCGGTCGTCTGGTCGTCGAGCTCACTGCTGACGAGGCCGGCGCGCTGGGTGATGCGTTGAAGGATGTCGTCGGCTGA
- a CDS encoding PaaX family transcriptional regulator → MNARSALFDLYGDHVRSRGGRARVAALVRLLAPLGVAAPAVRTAVSRMVKQGWLRPVRIDGSPGYELTERADRRLEDAAARIYRTNGRGDWDGRWHVVVPERSAQRAARERLRNGLAYLGYAPVGDGTWIAARASPELGSLLDAEELRAERFSARHQGDDAELVRRAWDLDAVGRSYLRWLSDARGLLDTLPGNPTDEQAFAARSRLVHEWRKFLFTDPGLPRELLPAVWPGDDAAAFFDEQAARLQPAAGRFVDACLSAGTTKGADQ, encoded by the coding sequence GTGAACGCCAGATCCGCCCTGTTCGACCTCTATGGCGATCACGTGCGCTCGCGTGGCGGCAGGGCCCGGGTCGCCGCGCTGGTGCGGTTGCTCGCCCCGCTCGGCGTCGCGGCGCCGGCGGTGCGCACGGCCGTGTCGCGCATGGTCAAACAGGGCTGGCTGCGTCCGGTGCGCATCGACGGCTCGCCCGGTTACGAGCTGACCGAGCGGGCCGACCGCCGCCTCGAAGACGCCGCCGCACGCATCTACCGCACCAACGGCCGGGGCGACTGGGACGGCCGCTGGCACGTCGTCGTGCCGGAACGCTCGGCGCAGCGGGCCGCCCGCGAACGGCTGCGCAACGGGCTGGCCTACCTCGGCTACGCGCCGGTCGGCGACGGCACCTGGATCGCCGCGCGCGCGTCGCCCGAGCTGGGGTCGCTGCTCGACGCCGAGGAGCTGCGGGCCGAGCGGTTCAGCGCCCGGCACCAGGGCGACGACGCCGAGCTGGTGCGCCGCGCGTGGGACCTCGACGCCGTCGGCCGGTCGTACCTGCGGTGGCTGTCCGACGCGCGCGGGCTGCTCGACACCCTGCCCGGCAACCCCACCGACGAGCAGGCGTTCGCCGCCCGCAGCCGGCTGGTGCACGAGTGGCGCAAGTTCCTGTTCACCGACCCCGGCCTGCCGCGCGAGCTGCTGCCCGCCGTCTGGCCCGGCGACGACGCCGCCGCCTTCTTCGACGAGCAGGCCGCCCGGCTGCAGCCCGCCGCCGGCCGGTTCGTCGACGCCTGCCTGTCCGCCGGAACCACCAAGGGAGCCGACCAGTGA
- a CDS encoding leucyl aminopeptidase: MSAESTVRPTEVVVDARPLLDAEAGVLALAVWPDDPSGADGDDGDDGSPWIGPGGAEVAEALGLDLFAALERDGGTGKAGEVVSVQVYAEGRGAASVDGEVDVTRVLLVGLGDGSAAAYRKAGAALARAARGADRLASAVTATADDAATRAFVEGAVLATYALAGFRSTPVPAAKRPLGTLVVAGGGAQADVVAAAVAVAGASWTARDLAQTPSNVKDPEWLAEQARRIGAEHRLDVRVRDEKALADEGFGGILAVGQGSDRPPRLIALRYDPPNAGPGTPHVVLVGKGITYDTGGLSLKPREGMVTMKTDMTGGAVVMGVLSAVRELGVDVRVTGLVAAAENMPGAAAQRPSDVIRQYDGTTVEVLNTDAEGRLVLADGIGYAVAELEPTVIVDVATLTGAATTALGRGHGALYATSDRLAAALRDAGEAAGERLWRLPLVDDYRFGLDSAIADVAHIDTEHLGGGSILAALFLQRFVGDVPWAHLDIAGPGRAESDKAELVKGGTGFGVRALLYWLEAGAPVA; encoded by the coding sequence GTGTCGGCTGAGAGCACTGTTCGCCCCACCGAGGTCGTGGTCGACGCCCGGCCGCTGCTGGACGCCGAGGCCGGCGTGCTGGCGCTGGCCGTCTGGCCCGACGACCCGTCCGGCGCGGACGGCGACGACGGCGACGACGGCTCGCCGTGGATCGGGCCGGGCGGCGCCGAGGTGGCCGAGGCACTCGGGCTGGACCTGTTCGCCGCGCTCGAACGTGACGGCGGCACCGGCAAGGCCGGCGAGGTCGTGTCGGTGCAGGTGTACGCCGAGGGCCGCGGCGCCGCGAGCGTCGACGGCGAGGTCGACGTCACCCGGGTGCTGCTGGTGGGCCTCGGCGACGGGTCGGCAGCGGCGTACCGGAAGGCCGGCGCGGCGCTGGCCCGGGCCGCCCGCGGCGCCGACCGGCTGGCGTCCGCCGTCACCGCGACGGCCGACGACGCCGCCACGCGGGCGTTCGTCGAGGGCGCCGTGCTGGCCACCTACGCGCTGGCCGGCTTCCGCAGCACGCCCGTTCCGGCGGCGAAGCGGCCGCTCGGCACGCTGGTCGTCGCCGGCGGCGGCGCCCAGGCCGACGTCGTCGCGGCGGCGGTCGCGGTCGCCGGGGCGAGCTGGACCGCCCGCGACCTCGCGCAGACGCCGTCGAACGTCAAGGACCCCGAGTGGCTGGCCGAGCAGGCCCGCCGCATCGGCGCCGAGCACCGGCTCGACGTCCGGGTGCGCGACGAGAAGGCGCTGGCCGACGAGGGCTTCGGCGGCATCCTGGCGGTCGGCCAGGGTTCCGACCGGCCGCCGCGGCTCATCGCGCTGCGCTACGACCCGCCGAACGCCGGCCCGGGCACGCCGCACGTCGTGCTGGTCGGCAAGGGCATCACGTACGACACCGGCGGCCTGTCGCTGAAGCCGCGCGAGGGCATGGTCACGATGAAGACCGACATGACCGGCGGCGCCGTCGTCATGGGCGTCCTGTCGGCCGTGCGCGAACTGGGCGTCGACGTCCGCGTCACCGGGCTGGTCGCGGCCGCCGAGAACATGCCCGGCGCCGCCGCGCAGCGTCCCAGCGACGTCATCCGGCAGTACGACGGCACCACGGTCGAGGTGCTCAACACCGACGCCGAGGGCCGCCTGGTGCTGGCCGACGGCATCGGCTACGCGGTGGCGGAGCTCGAGCCGACGGTCATCGTCGACGTCGCCACGCTCACCGGCGCGGCCACGACGGCGCTCGGCCGCGGCCACGGCGCCCTGTACGCCACGTCCGACCGGCTGGCCGCCGCCCTGCGCGACGCCGGCGAGGCGGCGGGGGAGCGGCTGTGGCGGCTGCCGCTGGTCGACGACTACCGGTTCGGGCTCGACTCCGCCATCGCCGATGTCGCGCACATCGACACCGAGCACCTCGGCGGCGGGTCGATCCTGGCGGCGCTGTTCCTGCAGCGCTTCGTCGGCGACGTGCCGTGGGCGCATCTCGACATCGCCGGCCCGGGGCGGGCCGAGTCCGACAAGGCCGAGTTGGTCAAGGGTGGCACCGGGTTCGGTGTCCGGGCCCTGCTGTACTGGCTCGAGGCCGGCGCGCCGGTCGCCTGA
- a CDS encoding DivIVA domain-containing protein — MFVVFVIVAAAVLFGAVLLVLGRGDVLQPETPGGEAKLLPADAVGPDDVAGLRFSVVHRGYRMDQVDLVLDRLQRELAWRDHRLAELETRLPGPSGPLPRRPARPDEGEPPVTGY; from the coding sequence GTGTTCGTCGTCTTCGTCATCGTCGCCGCGGCCGTGCTGTTCGGCGCGGTCCTGCTGGTGCTCGGCCGGGGCGACGTCCTGCAGCCCGAGACACCGGGCGGCGAGGCGAAGCTGCTGCCCGCCGACGCCGTCGGCCCCGACGACGTCGCCGGGCTGCGCTTCTCCGTCGTCCACCGCGGCTACCGCATGGACCAGGTCGACCTCGTCCTCGACCGCCTGCAGCGCGAACTCGCCTGGCGCGACCACCGGCTGGCCGAGCTGGAGACGCGGCTGCCCGGCCCCAGCGGGCCGCTCCCGCGCCGTCCCGCCCGCCCTGACGAGGGTGAACCGCCGGTCACGGGGTACTGA